GACGATGAACGCCGTCAGGACGAACCCCTTGCGGCAGCGCTGCAGGGCGGCCGGTTCGAGCACGCCCCACCGGATCAGGTAGAAGATGATGACGGGCGTCTGGAACACGATGGCGAGCGCCACCGTGAGCGTGAACACGAGCGAGAGGTAGCTGCCGATCATCAGCACCGGCTCCGCCCAGCCGCCCGACAGGCTGATGAGGTAGCGCAGCGCGACGGGCAGGAATACGAAGTAACCGAAGCCGACGCCGGCGGCCAGGCAGAGGAGGCAGGCGGCCGCCAGCCGGACGCCCCGGCGGCGCTCATGCGGGAACAGGCCGGGGGCAATGAACGCCCAGAGCTGGTAGATGACGACGGGCGAGACGAGCACCAGGCCGAAGGCCATGCACGTCTTGATCTGCGCGATGAATGACTCGAAGTGGCTGCTGTACTTCAGCAACGTGTCGAGGTCCAGCGCCTGCATGGCCAGCACGTGCGGCCGTTGGACGATCAGCCAGATCCGGTGGCGGAACTTCCAGCAGAGGACGAACGCGGCCCCCACGGCGACCAGGCAGATGATGAGGCGGCGGCGGAGTTCCTCCAGATGCTCGCCGAGCGGCATGACGGCCATCCCGTCCTGGTCCCGTCTGCGCGGCGGCCGTTCCTGTTCTGGCATGCCCCTCTCACCCGTTCGCGACCCGCAGGGCATTATACAGAGGCCCCGACGGGGCGCCAAATGCGGCCGCAGGGCGGCCACCGTCGCACCCGCACACGGGTGGCGCGGCCGTCTCGGCCGCGGGTTGTGGTGCCCTGCGGGGGGTGTGTACAATCGCGGTCCGTCGGCGGTTCGCGTGGACGAGGGAGACGAGCATGGCGAGCGTGGACGAGAGGCTGAAGGAGCTGGGCCTGGAGTTGCCGCCGGCGGCTGCGCCGCTGGCGCAGTACGTGCCGGCGAAGCGGCTGGGGGAGGGGGTGTCGGTCGCGCAGGGGCGCGAGTGTGCGCGGCTGTGCGCGCTGAACGCACTGGCGGCCGTGAAGCAGGCGGCCGGGAGTCTGGAGTCCGTGGCGGAGGTGGTGCAGCTCCGGGGGTTCGTCCGCAGCGCGCCGGACTTCGGGGACCAGCCGGAGGTGGTCAACGCGGCGTCCGAGCTGATGGCGGCCCTGTTCGGCGAGGCGGGCCGGCACGTGCGTTCGGCGGTGGGCGTGAGCGCCCTGCCGCGGGGCGTGCCGGTGGAGCTGGAGCTGATCGTGCGGCTCAAGGCGTAGCGGCCCCCGGCCGGGGGCGGTCAGTATTCCTTGCGCCGGCGCGAGGACGGGATTCCGAGCACCTTTCGGTATTTGGAGACGGTGCGGCGGGCGATCTCGATGCCCTGCGCGGCCAGTTGGGCGGCCACCTGGTCGTCGCTGAGCGGGTTGGTCTTGTCTTCGTTCTCGATGATCTGCAGGAGCTTCTGGCGGACGACCTCCCAGGACTCGACCTCTCCATCGTTCTTCTCGACGCCGCCGGTGAAGAAGTGCTTGAGCGAGAAGACGCCGCGGGGCGTCTGGACGTGCTTGCCGGCCAGTGCGCGGCTGACGGTGGAGACGTGCACGCCGACGCGGTCGGCGATCTCCTGCATCCTCAGGGGCTTGAGGGCCATCGGGCCCTTGTCGAAGAATGCCTTCTGCTCTTCGACGATGGCGGAGGCGATGTTGTAGATCGTGCTGCGGCGCTGCTGGATGGCGTCGATGAGCCAGCGTGCGCCCTGGAGCTTGTCCTTC
This DNA window, taken from Candidatus Brocadiaceae bacterium, encodes the following:
- a CDS encoding RidA family protein → MASVDERLKELGLELPPAAAPLAQYVPAKRLGEGVSVAQGRECARLCALNALAAVKQAAGSLESVAEVVQLRGFVRSAPDFGDQPEVVNAASELMAALFGEAGRHVRSAVGVSALPRGVPVELELIVRLKA